One Punica granatum isolate Tunisia-2019 chromosome 3, ASM765513v2, whole genome shotgun sequence genomic window carries:
- the LOC116202084 gene encoding uncharacterized protein LOC116202084 isoform X2, with translation MVTLPAQGCLRNLSLPRPWLHSLRRTASVASASLPDPLTEDPPREATASSSKPASSSYFPKKNQTLELECLSLAFKGKGVCKVADSGFVVMCDRALPGERFIGRVTRRKGNYAEVAKVKTIDPHWDIVEAPCEYASYCGGCKTQNLLYEAQLRAKEQQVYELIVHVGRFSNKDLELHNIMKPIVPCDVQYHYRNKMEFSFGSQRWVPKELLGEKLNGTDNYALGLHAPGFFDKVLNVNNCLLQSDPANKVLDTLQECWRDPELGLSPYDVHSHAGFLKHLMLRDVATGRPELMVNFVTSSYKPELLKPLVDKVSSFPEVASIVNNVNTSIGNTSVGEEEYTLYGKPTITEMLRGLSFQISANSFFQTNTRQAEVLYKLIEECVGLKGDGSEIILDLFCGTGTIGLTLARRVKHVYGYEVVPQAISDASVNAGLNGICNTTFIQGDLNKIDENFGRDFPKPDVVISDPNRPGMHMKLIKFLMKLKASRIVYVSCNPATCARDLDYLCHGVADLKIKGCYELKSVQPVDMFPHTPHIECVCLLELR, from the exons ATGGTGACTCTTCCGGCTCAGGGCTGCCTGAGGAACCTATCGCTTCCCCGCCCATGGCTCCATAGCCTCCGCCGCACGGCCTCCGTCGCCTCTGCGTCTCTTCCCGACCCTCTTACGGAAGACCCGCCGCGGGAGGCCACTGCTTCCAGTTCAAAGCCCGCCTCCTCCTCGTACTTCCCGAAGAAGAACCAGACTTTAGAGCTGGAGTGTCTGAGCCTGGCCTTCAAAGGGAAGGGCGTCTGCAAGGTGGCCGACAGCGGGTTCGTCGTCATGTGCGACCGCGCCCTCCCCGGGGAGCGCTTCATTGGTCGGGTCACACGCAGGAAGGGGAATTATGCCGAG GTGGCCAAGGTGAAGACGATAGATCCTCACTGGGACATTGTGGAAGCCCCGTGTGAGTATGCATCATACTGTGGAGGTTGCAAAACGCAGAACTTGTTATATGAGGCTCAGCTCAGAGCTAAAGAACAGCAAGTCTACGAATTGATTGTTCATGTCGGTAGATTTTCCAATAAGGACCTGGAGCTTCATAATATCATGAAGCCAATTGTTCCATGTGACGTTCAATATCATTACAGGAATAAG ATGGAGTTTTCTTTTGGTTCTCAAAGATGGGTTCCAAAGGAATTGTTAGGAGAGAAGCTCAATGGCACTGATAACTATGCGTTGGGGCTGCATGCTCCCGGCTTCTTTGATAAAGTTCTAAATGTCAATAATTGCTTATTGCAAAGTGATCCTGCAAATAAG GTTCTTGATACACTCCAAGAATGCTGGAGGGATCCCGAATTAGGTTTGTCTCCTTATGATGTTCACTCCCATGCTGGATTTCTCAAGCATTTAATGCTAAG GGATGTTGCAACTGGCCGGCCTGAACTCATGGTCAATTTTGTTACCTCATCATACAAGCCGGAGCTGCTGAAGCCATTAGTGGACAAAGTCTCATCCTTTCCTGAAGTG GCAAGCATCGTTAATAATGTAAATACATCAATTGGTAATACATCAGTGGGGGAGGAGGAATACACTTTGTATGGGAAGCCGACTATCACAGAGATGCTAAGAGGGCTTTCCTTTCAGATTTCGGCCAACTCTTTTTTCCAGACAAATACCCGTCAG GCTGAGGTTCTGTACAAGCTAATAGAAGAATGCGTGGGCCTAAAAGGAGATGGCTctgaaatcattcttgatctgTTCTGTGGGACTGGTACCATCGGATTAACCCTTGCTAGAAG GGTAAAACATGTGTACGGATACGAAGTGGTTCCTCAAGCTATCTCCGATGCCAGCGTTAATGCTGGGTTGAATGGCATCTGTAACACAACATTCATCCAAGGAGACCTCAATAAAATCGACGAGAACTTTGGGCGGGATTTCCCAAAGCCAGATGTTGTAATCTCAG ATCCAAATCGTCCGGGGATGCATATGAAGTTGATCAAATTTCTAATGAAGCTCAAAGCTTCACGAATTGTCTATGTATCATGCAACCCGGCGACCTGTGCACGCGACCTTGATTATCTTTGCCACGGAGTG GCTGATTTGAAGATAAAAGGATGTTACGAACTGAAGAGCGTGCAGCCAGTGGACATGTTCCCTCACACTCCACATATCGAGTGCGTATGTCTTCTGGAGCTCCGATAA
- the LOC116202084 gene encoding uncharacterized protein LOC116202084 isoform X1: protein MVTLPAQGCLRNLSLPRPWLHSLRRTASVASASLPDPLTEDPPREATASSSKPASSSYFPKKNQTLELECLSLAFKGKGVCKVADSGFVVMCDRALPGERFIGRVTRRKGNYAEVAKVKTIDPHWDIVEAPCEYASYCGGCKTQNLLYEAQLRAKEQQVYELIVHVGRFSNKDLELHNIMKPIVPCDVQYHYRNKMEFSFGSQRWVPKELLGEKLNGTDNYALGLHAPGFFDKVLNVNNCLLQSDPANKVLDTLQECWRDPELGLSPYDVHSHAGFLKHLMLRSGRDVATGRPELMVNFVTSSYKPELLKPLVDKVSSFPEVASIVNNVNTSIGNTSVGEEEYTLYGKPTITEMLRGLSFQISANSFFQTNTRQAEVLYKLIEECVGLKGDGSEIILDLFCGTGTIGLTLARRVKHVYGYEVVPQAISDASVNAGLNGICNTTFIQGDLNKIDENFGRDFPKPDVVISDPNRPGMHMKLIKFLMKLKASRIVYVSCNPATCARDLDYLCHGVADLKIKGCYELKSVQPVDMFPHTPHIECVCLLELR, encoded by the exons ATGGTGACTCTTCCGGCTCAGGGCTGCCTGAGGAACCTATCGCTTCCCCGCCCATGGCTCCATAGCCTCCGCCGCACGGCCTCCGTCGCCTCTGCGTCTCTTCCCGACCCTCTTACGGAAGACCCGCCGCGGGAGGCCACTGCTTCCAGTTCAAAGCCCGCCTCCTCCTCGTACTTCCCGAAGAAGAACCAGACTTTAGAGCTGGAGTGTCTGAGCCTGGCCTTCAAAGGGAAGGGCGTCTGCAAGGTGGCCGACAGCGGGTTCGTCGTCATGTGCGACCGCGCCCTCCCCGGGGAGCGCTTCATTGGTCGGGTCACACGCAGGAAGGGGAATTATGCCGAG GTGGCCAAGGTGAAGACGATAGATCCTCACTGGGACATTGTGGAAGCCCCGTGTGAGTATGCATCATACTGTGGAGGTTGCAAAACGCAGAACTTGTTATATGAGGCTCAGCTCAGAGCTAAAGAACAGCAAGTCTACGAATTGATTGTTCATGTCGGTAGATTTTCCAATAAGGACCTGGAGCTTCATAATATCATGAAGCCAATTGTTCCATGTGACGTTCAATATCATTACAGGAATAAG ATGGAGTTTTCTTTTGGTTCTCAAAGATGGGTTCCAAAGGAATTGTTAGGAGAGAAGCTCAATGGCACTGATAACTATGCGTTGGGGCTGCATGCTCCCGGCTTCTTTGATAAAGTTCTAAATGTCAATAATTGCTTATTGCAAAGTGATCCTGCAAATAAG GTTCTTGATACACTCCAAGAATGCTGGAGGGATCCCGAATTAGGTTTGTCTCCTTATGATGTTCACTCCCATGCTGGATTTCTCAAGCATTTAATGCTAAGGTCAGGGAG GGATGTTGCAACTGGCCGGCCTGAACTCATGGTCAATTTTGTTACCTCATCATACAAGCCGGAGCTGCTGAAGCCATTAGTGGACAAAGTCTCATCCTTTCCTGAAGTG GCAAGCATCGTTAATAATGTAAATACATCAATTGGTAATACATCAGTGGGGGAGGAGGAATACACTTTGTATGGGAAGCCGACTATCACAGAGATGCTAAGAGGGCTTTCCTTTCAGATTTCGGCCAACTCTTTTTTCCAGACAAATACCCGTCAG GCTGAGGTTCTGTACAAGCTAATAGAAGAATGCGTGGGCCTAAAAGGAGATGGCTctgaaatcattcttgatctgTTCTGTGGGACTGGTACCATCGGATTAACCCTTGCTAGAAG GGTAAAACATGTGTACGGATACGAAGTGGTTCCTCAAGCTATCTCCGATGCCAGCGTTAATGCTGGGTTGAATGGCATCTGTAACACAACATTCATCCAAGGAGACCTCAATAAAATCGACGAGAACTTTGGGCGGGATTTCCCAAAGCCAGATGTTGTAATCTCAG ATCCAAATCGTCCGGGGATGCATATGAAGTTGATCAAATTTCTAATGAAGCTCAAAGCTTCACGAATTGTCTATGTATCATGCAACCCGGCGACCTGTGCACGCGACCTTGATTATCTTTGCCACGGAGTG GCTGATTTGAAGATAAAAGGATGTTACGAACTGAAGAGCGTGCAGCCAGTGGACATGTTCCCTCACACTCCACATATCGAGTGCGTATGTCTTCTGGAGCTCCGATAA
- the LOC116199482 gene encoding uncharacterized protein LOC116199482: MAARNRRREVVVGLFWLIAVTVDSVQARRNRILSDGSNDAEFAKPPRGTLKTIQGGGGDVVDCVDIYQQLAFDHPLLKNHTIQMKPSFFQEQEGESHQPSQGQPGLEEWGVDCPEGTIPIIRKTSKNHPDVKDYAPSFPFDIESNRSIKSFKHEYAYVIAAGDLGSFHGAQARLNVWNPQIEDYEFSAAKIWIIGGPTASADVVEAGWISDGYQSTGCYDLQCPGFVQTNKIFPLGSIIPSSTFNGKQTELYIEIKQDISTGNWWLRVKNVDLGYWPGLIFSSLRLGARSIIWGGEITNGIKNGQHTTTQMGSGHFPRDGYYTKSAYIRNIGYIKHDDPMQPTPKEDLQTYVTNRQCYDLVLGPSNLNFGTHFYFGGPGRSAQCPK; the protein is encoded by the exons ATGGCGGCTCGTAATAGAAGAAGAGAAGTCGTTGTTGGGCTATTTTGGCTGATTGCCGTGACAGTTGATTCTGTTCAAGCAAGAAGAAACCGAATTTTGTCCGACGGATCGAATGATGCCGAGTTTGCTAAGCCCCCAAGAGGAACGCTGAAAACTATTCAG GGTGGCGGTGGCGATGTTGTCGATTGTGTCGATATTTACCAACAGCTGGCTTTCGACCATCCTTTACTCAAGAACCACACCATTCAGATGAAACCAAGTTTTTTCCAAGAACAAGAAGGCGAAAGCCATCAACCATCGCAAGGGCAACCAGGATTGGAGGAATGGGGCGTGGATTGCCCCGAAGGGACGATCCCTATCATCAGAAAGACATCGAAGAACCACCCCGACGTCAAGGATTATGCCCCGTCATTTCCCTTTGATATTGAAAGCAACAGAAGCATCAAATCCTTTAAACACGAA TACGCATATGTAATTGCGGCTGGTGATCTAGGAAGCTTCCATGGCGCTCAAGCAAGGCTCAATGTGTGGAATCCTCAAATAGAGGATTATGAGTTCAGCGCGGCCAAGATTTGGATCATCGGGGGCCCCACTGCATCTGCGGATGTCGTAGAGGCTGGCTGGATA AGTGATGGATACCAATCTACTGGATGCTATGACCTTCAATGTCCAGGATTCGTGCAGACGAACAAAATATTTCCTCTTG GTTCCATCATACCATCTTCCACGTTCAACGGGAAGCAGACAGAACTGTATATAGAAATCAAACAG GACATCTCTACGGGAAACTGGTGGCTCCGAGTAAAGAATGTGGATTTGGGTTACTGGCCTGGATTGATCTTCTCCAGTCTGCGTCTTGGTGCTCGTTCAATAATTTGGGGCGGTGAGATTACGAATGGAATAAAAAATGGCCAGCACACGACGACCCAGATGGGAAGTGGCCATTTCCCTCGTGACGGGTACTATACAAAATCGGCGTACATCAGGAATATCGGTTACATCAAACATGATGATCCGATGCAACCCACGCCCAAGGAAGACCTCCAAACATATGTGACAAATCGTCAGTGTTACGACCTCGTTTTGGGACCATCGAACCTGAATTTCGGAACTCATTTCTACTTCGGAGGTCCCGGACGTTCAGCACAATGCCCAAAATAG
- the LOC116199484 gene encoding uncharacterized protein LOC116199484 codes for MTTHKIRREVIVAIYLLIAVAVDSVQARRNLIVPGKSNDAKLDKPPRGIVKTIQSGSGDVVDCVDIYKQPAFDHPLLKNHIIQMKSNSFIEEEEEGKSHLASEEQPGLEEWGVDCPEGTIPIIRRPSKNSADVKDYVLPFPFDNESLAVSPNAGHEYAQVSLTGAEGTFQGAQGIFNLWTPLTENNEISVSQIWILAGPTEFINTVEAGWISDGYQSTGCYNLICPGFVQTNSKFGLGSIIRPVSKFNGKQMEVKIEIKQDKSTGHWWLRLKNVDLGYWPGSIFTSLRGGASAINWGGEITNSENNGQHTTTQMGSGHFPRDGFYTKSSYIRNLGHIQNNNPMQSTPREALQTYVTNRQCYDLVVGPPNLNFGTHIYFGGPGFSAQCSK; via the exons ATGACGACTCATAAAATTAGAAGAGAAGTTATAGTTGCGATATACTTGTTGATTGCCGTGGCAGTCGATTCTGTTCAAGCAAGAAGAAACCTAATTGTGCCTGGCAAATCTAATGACGCCAAGTTGGATAAGCCGCCGAGAGGAATCGTAAAAACTATCCAG AGTGGCAGTGGCGATGTTGTCGATTGTGTCGATATCTACAAACAGCCGGCTTTCGACCATCCTTTACTCAAGAACCATATTATTCAGATGAAATCGAATTCATtcatagaagaagaagaagaaggcaaAAGCCATCTAGCATCGGAGGAGCAGCCCGGATTGGAAGAATGGGGCGTGGATTGCCCTGAAGGAACGATCCCTATCATCAGAAGGCCATCCAAAAACAGCGCTGATGTGAAGGATTACGTCTTGCCGTTTCCCTTCGACAACGAATCCCTTGCTGTCAGTCCTAATGCTGGACACGAA TATGCACAAGTATCTCTGACCGGTGCCGAAGGAACCTTCCAAGGAGCCCAAGGAATCTTCAATTTGTGGACCCCTCTCACAGAGAATAATGAAATCAGCGTGTCCCAGATTTGGATCCTTGCGGGCCCCACGGAATTCATAAACACCGTAGAGGCTGGGTGGATA AGTGATGGCTACCAATCCACAGGATGCTACAACCTTATATGCCCCGGATTCGTGCAGACGAACAGTAAATTTGGTCTTG GTTCTATCATACGACCAGTGTCCAAATTTAACGGGAAACAGATGGAAGTGAAAATAGAAATCAAACAG GACAAGTCTACGGGCCACTGGTGGCTCCGACTGAAGAATGTGGACCTGGGATACTGGCCAGGCTCCATCTTCACCAGCCTGCGGGGTGGTGCTAGTGCAATAAATTGGGGCGGAGAGATTACGAACAGTGAAAACAATGGCCAGCACACGACGACCCAGATGGGAAGCGGTCACTTCCCTCGTGACGGGTTCTATACAAAATCGTCATACATCAGGAATCTTGGTCACATCCAAAATAATAATCCGATGCAATCCACGCCGAGGGAAGCCCTCCAAACGTATGTGACGAACCGTCAGTGCTACGACCTTGTGGTAGGACCTCCCAACCTTAATTTTGGAACTCATATCTACTTCGGAGGTCCTGGATTTTCAGCGCAATGCTCAAAATAG